A single Actinomadura algeriensis DNA region contains:
- a CDS encoding glycosyltransferase family protein, with product MIPVAVFAFRRPDVLARTLEALRGERIPLLIAFSDGPRHAADEPGVRAVREVLHAVDWCPVEIVERDANLGLGRSVRAGAGHVLGRHESAIFLEEDIVCNPGTYAYLSAALRHYAADERVFSVTGWTHPMITPATTRPYFDGKGECWAWGTWRRAWLGADRPAEDVMRDCAARGIDVERYGSDMPKMAAEAASRNLWAVGWWYHHMLSGGLCLRPPRSLCEHVGWDDRATTATPDGLRWRNPPLEPSPPVPMEWPEPIEHPDCPNLWRAAIGDPPRIPHTISPISGASQW from the coding sequence ATGATCCCCGTCGCCGTCTTCGCCTTCCGCCGGCCGGACGTCCTGGCCCGGACCCTCGAGGCGCTGCGGGGCGAACGGATTCCGCTGCTCATCGCCTTCAGCGACGGCCCCCGGCACGCCGCCGACGAGCCGGGGGTGCGGGCCGTCCGGGAGGTCCTGCACGCCGTCGACTGGTGCCCGGTCGAGATCGTCGAACGCGACGCGAACCTCGGCCTGGGCCGGTCCGTCCGGGCCGGTGCGGGCCACGTGCTCGGCCGCCACGAGTCCGCGATCTTCCTGGAGGAGGACATCGTCTGCAATCCGGGAACGTACGCGTACCTCAGCGCGGCCCTGCGCCACTACGCGGCGGACGAGCGGGTCTTCAGCGTGACCGGATGGACCCACCCGATGATCACCCCCGCGACCACGAGGCCGTACTTCGACGGGAAGGGGGAGTGCTGGGCCTGGGGAACCTGGCGGCGCGCCTGGCTCGGGGCGGACCGTCCCGCCGAGGACGTCATGCGGGACTGTGCGGCCCGCGGGATCGACGTGGAGCGGTACGGGAGCGACATGCCGAAGATGGCGGCCGAGGCGGCGTCGCGCAACCTGTGGGCGGTCGGCTGGTGGTACCACCACATGCTCTCCGGCGGTCTGTGCCTGCGGCCGCCGCGGTCCCTCTGCGAGCACGTCGGCTGGGACGACCGGGCCACCACGGCGACCCCGGACGGCCTCAGATGGCGCAACCCGCCGCTCGAACCGTCCCCGCCCGTGCCGATGGAATGGCCGGAGCCCATAGAACACCCGGATTGCCCGAATCTGTGGCGCGCCGCGATCGGTGACCCCCCGCGTATTCCTCACACGATTTCGCCGATTTCGGGGGCATCGCAATGGTGA
- a CDS encoding CHAP domain-containing protein, with the protein MTGRFDRLSESVKRFNPRSAVKRLAPEAAIKRMTPEDRAVGIAVGAVLAGAVGLTTLHPFGGADATTEASGAHAGTAAAVSQNSEHAEASGVLTTAEAKAEGWKVPPRAVEASEVIDLAKEQVGIQEEGAGDMTKFHDWYVSTPHAEATATRDGGFSVDAYKGAQWCDMFVSWLGSQTGVKNMGWDAYTVQHASWFKDQGSWGHEAKPGAVVFYDWSAGSGGDIGDIDHVGIVEKDNGDGTISTIEGNVDNSVQEKTRDKGQVVGYGYPDYAA; encoded by the coding sequence ATGACCGGTCGATTTGATCGTCTCAGCGAGTCCGTCAAGCGTTTCAACCCCCGGTCCGCCGTCAAGCGGCTGGCCCCCGAAGCCGCCATCAAGCGGATGACCCCCGAGGACCGGGCCGTCGGCATCGCCGTCGGCGCGGTGCTGGCCGGCGCCGTCGGCCTGACGACCCTGCACCCGTTCGGCGGCGCGGACGCGACCACCGAGGCGTCCGGCGCGCACGCCGGGACCGCGGCCGCGGTGTCGCAGAACTCCGAGCACGCGGAGGCGTCGGGCGTGCTGACCACGGCCGAGGCCAAGGCCGAGGGCTGGAAGGTGCCGCCGCGCGCCGTCGAGGCGTCCGAGGTGATCGACCTGGCCAAGGAGCAGGTCGGCATCCAGGAAGAGGGCGCGGGCGATATGACCAAGTTCCACGACTGGTACGTCTCCACGCCGCACGCCGAGGCGACCGCGACCCGTGACGGCGGCTTCTCGGTCGACGCCTACAAGGGCGCCCAGTGGTGCGACATGTTCGTCTCCTGGCTCGGCTCCCAGACCGGCGTCAAGAACATGGGCTGGGACGCCTACACCGTCCAGCACGCGAGCTGGTTCAAGGACCAGGGCAGCTGGGGTCACGAGGCCAAGCCCGGCGCGGTCGTCTTCTACGACTGGAGCGCGGGCTCGGGCGGTGACATCGGCGACATCGACCACGTCGGCATCGTCGAGAAGGACAACGGCGACGGCACCATCAGCACGATCGAGGGCAACGTCGACAACTCCGTCCAGGAGAAGACCCGCGACAAGGGCCAGGTCGTCGGCTACGGCTACCCCGACTACGCCGCCTGA
- a CDS encoding WD40 repeat domain-containing protein translates to MRVTSAQFVGFMPRRSPESRYHPFEAAAFLRDNRIDDVRGGDPGRMRAVEAVLGQSVRNLLHGREPAVDLPKAARFLCDFDVLAARLTAADRELGAVLADLDGTARGLAEVDGARAAEVRALAGALRRSSGILRLAPGQLPEQLLSRLGGRDGPLLDRLVRRAAAYKSGPWLKPLTTTAGGWRETVTYLRGSASAACFDRAGRLVIVDDRRWLEVLDLSGAEPPLLYRTGEGEPTGLACDGTLAAVSTRDGPIGLVEFASGRRDPLVPDAGATLAVAFTGPGRLASGGTDGLVRLWDVAAGVEIGRLDAGEVVHALLPIDEDTLLVGTDPDAGTRTAIQRWNPRTRRREALSADHYWPVTALALGADAGLVVAAANDELSAWRLPDLSPAWRVTIERVTFHSLACLGDRLLAGDSGGTLRLLSLGDGREIKRVPPHGGLVPAIAVDADRGRFVTGSYDQTVRLWDAAALEEPGTPWHAQRVSALAPAPGGDRLLSGAHDGRVLLWDARTCAPRGEIGRHEHWVSAVVPLPGDRAASAGWDGTVRIWDLGTGGPPAVITTGDDHITCLACTPGGDLAVTASVDSVIRVWDLARGEQAASITVPDGRVVAVDVDGGRVRWLDESGRLFSWRPGTGGGDGGGPAARDLRAEAVRDADVMRPDAWKVTACRFGAPGGTVLAGLADGRVLAAGADGITEIFAGAGCGPAAIACDFACDFAGGLAGGLAGGLAGGLAGGLAGGLVLAAYGVPRVASDNTARLWTGPDRESPAVLVGDLPWTAAAVAPGGGRVYLGDEAGTVHVAEPVPPGISRPDRDPGSR, encoded by the coding sequence ATGCGGGTCACCAGCGCCCAGTTCGTCGGGTTCATGCCGAGGCGCTCGCCGGAATCGCGATACCACCCGTTCGAGGCCGCCGCCTTCCTGCGCGACAACCGGATCGACGACGTGCGCGGCGGCGATCCGGGCCGGATGCGGGCCGTCGAGGCCGTCCTCGGGCAGTCCGTCCGGAACCTGCTGCACGGCCGGGAACCCGCCGTCGACCTGCCCAAGGCCGCGCGGTTCCTGTGCGACTTCGACGTTCTCGCGGCCCGGCTGACGGCGGCCGACAGGGAGCTCGGCGCGGTGCTCGCGGACCTGGACGGCACCGCCCGCGGCCTCGCCGAGGTCGACGGCGCCCGCGCGGCGGAGGTCCGCGCGCTCGCGGGCGCGCTGCGGCGCTCGTCCGGGATCCTGCGGCTCGCCCCCGGCCAGCTGCCCGAGCAGCTGCTGTCGCGGCTCGGCGGCCGGGACGGGCCGCTGCTGGACCGGCTCGTGCGCAGGGCCGCGGCCTACAAGTCCGGCCCCTGGCTGAAGCCGCTGACGACGACGGCCGGGGGTTGGCGGGAGACGGTCACCTACCTGCGCGGCAGCGCGTCCGCCGCCTGCTTCGACCGGGCGGGACGGCTGGTGATCGTCGACGACCGGCGCTGGCTGGAGGTCCTGGACCTGTCCGGCGCCGAGCCGCCGCTGCTGTACCGGACGGGCGAGGGCGAACCGACCGGGCTGGCCTGCGACGGCACGCTCGCGGCGGTCTCGACGCGGGACGGCCCGATCGGGCTCGTGGAGTTCGCGAGCGGACGGCGCGACCCGCTGGTGCCCGACGCGGGCGCGACCCTCGCCGTCGCGTTCACCGGCCCCGGACGGCTCGCGTCCGGCGGCACGGACGGGCTCGTCCGGCTCTGGGACGTGGCGGCGGGCGTGGAGATCGGGCGGCTCGACGCGGGCGAGGTCGTGCACGCGCTGCTGCCGATCGACGAGGACACGCTGCTCGTGGGCACCGACCCGGACGCCGGGACCCGGACGGCGATCCAGCGCTGGAACCCGCGGACCCGGCGGCGGGAGGCGCTGTCCGCCGACCACTACTGGCCGGTCACCGCGCTCGCCCTCGGCGCCGACGCGGGCCTGGTCGTCGCGGCGGCCAACGACGAGCTGTCCGCCTGGCGCCTGCCGGACCTGTCCCCCGCCTGGCGCGTCACCATCGAACGCGTGACCTTCCACTCCCTGGCCTGCCTGGGCGACCGGCTCCTGGCGGGCGACAGCGGCGGAACGCTGCGGCTGCTCTCGCTGGGCGACGGCCGGGAGATCAAGCGCGTCCCGCCGCACGGCGGTCTCGTCCCGGCGATCGCCGTGGACGCGGACCGCGGACGGTTCGTCACCGGCTCCTACGACCAGACCGTGCGGCTGTGGGACGCGGCGGCGCTGGAGGAGCCGGGCACGCCCTGGCACGCGCAGCGGGTGAGCGCGCTGGCGCCCGCGCCCGGCGGCGACCGGCTCCTCAGCGGGGCCCACGACGGACGCGTCCTGCTCTGGGACGCGCGGACGTGCGCCCCGCGCGGGGAGATCGGCCGGCACGAGCACTGGGTGAGCGCGGTCGTGCCGCTCCCCGGCGACCGCGCCGCGTCGGCCGGCTGGGACGGCACGGTGCGAATCTGGGACCTGGGCACGGGCGGGCCCCCGGCCGTGATCACGACGGGGGACGACCACATCACCTGCCTGGCCTGCACGCCCGGCGGCGACCTGGCCGTCACGGCGAGCGTCGACTCGGTGATCCGCGTCTGGGACCTGGCCCGCGGCGAACAGGCGGCCTCGATCACCGTGCCGGACGGGCGCGTGGTGGCGGTCGACGTGGACGGGGGCCGCGTGCGCTGGCTGGACGAGTCCGGACGGCTGTTCTCCTGGCGTCCGGGAACCGGCGGGGGCGACGGGGGCGGACCGGCGGCGCGCGACCTTCGCGCCGAGGCCGTCCGGGATGCGGACGTCATGCGACCGGACGCGTGGAAGGTGACGGCGTGCCGGTTCGGCGCCCCCGGCGGCACCGTCCTCGCCGGGCTGGCCGACGGCCGCGTGCTCGCCGCCGGGGCGGACGGGATCACCGAGATCTTCGCCGGGGCCGGCTGCGGCCCGGCCGCGATCGCGTGCGACTTCGCGTGCGACTTCGCGGGCGGGCTCGCGGGCGGGCTCGCGGGCGGGCTCGCGGGCGGGCTCGCGGGCGGGCTCGCGGGCGGGCTCGTCCTGGCCGCCTACGGCGTCCCGCGCGTCGCGTCCGACAACACCGCGCGGCTGTGGACGGGCCCGGACCGGGAGTCGCCGGCCGTCCTGGTCGGTGACCTCCCCTGGACGGCGGCGGCGGTGGCGCCCGGCGGCGGCCGCGTGTACCTGGGCGACGAGGCGGGCACCGTCCATGTCGCCGAGCCGGTGCCGCCCGGGATCAGCCGTCCAGATCGAGACCCAGGCTCGCGATGA
- a CDS encoding NB-ARC domain-containing protein codes for MTSAARTRRGDADLPPGPARDLVDLFRALRRRRSLTIGRIAVGSGLAASHVSEVLRGWKAPSPNAAEAIARTLGADRQATLKARDLAEALTELNRHTRAKERGSGVPAGRFDVPPPPSHFCGRATETERAESAIAGAKDPHRAAVVQIYGPAGVGKTAVACHLAHNLQARYPDGCLFVDFGALDDASAVHARLLARLGVRAADVPADPAEARALYLSVLRHRSVLVVADDVTTSAQVGALVPASRTCAVIVTGRRHLDALDDCRAIRLGPLAATDSVALLAAIAEQSGEVPGAELARLAASCGGIPRSLRMAAARLRRSAHELDEPADEPADAAPPPGRAVPRPRQSGQSGQIPDSTRYEYGIRGGPAAAVRRIVGIVTGDIRRVRDIDVWVNSENTDMKMARVEEYTISAIVRYEGARRDAAGRVVEDVIADDLARRVPGAGPVAPGTAIRTGPGGLAESHNVRAIVHVAAVYGEPGAGYRQVREVGRCVTNALIEAERVPDPGRDVTVLFPMLGTGQGGGSIERTAAVLIGAAADYLADAPVSRISAVWFLAHTYAELAAFQDVIEGDPRFAAA; via the coding sequence ATGACGTCGGCGGCCCGGACCCGCCGGGGCGACGCGGACCTTCCGCCCGGACCGGCCAGGGACCTGGTCGACCTGTTCCGGGCGCTGCGCCGCCGCAGGTCGCTCACCATCGGCCGGATCGCGGTCGGGAGCGGGCTGGCGGCGAGCCACGTCAGCGAGGTGCTGCGCGGCTGGAAGGCGCCGAGCCCGAACGCGGCGGAGGCGATCGCGCGGACGCTGGGCGCGGACCGGCAGGCGACCCTGAAGGCCCGCGACCTCGCCGAGGCGCTCACCGAGCTCAACCGGCACACCCGGGCGAAGGAGCGCGGGAGCGGCGTCCCGGCCGGACGGTTCGACGTCCCGCCTCCCCCGAGCCACTTCTGCGGCCGGGCGACGGAGACGGAACGGGCGGAGTCGGCGATCGCCGGTGCGAAGGACCCGCACCGGGCGGCGGTCGTCCAGATCTACGGGCCGGCCGGCGTGGGGAAGACGGCGGTCGCCTGCCACCTCGCGCACAACCTGCAAGCCCGGTACCCGGACGGCTGCCTGTTCGTCGACTTCGGCGCGCTGGACGACGCGTCGGCGGTGCACGCGCGGCTGCTGGCGCGGCTCGGCGTCCGCGCCGCCGACGTCCCGGCGGATCCGGCGGAGGCGCGGGCGCTGTACCTGTCCGTCCTGCGCCACCGGTCCGTGCTGGTCGTCGCCGACGACGTGACGACCTCCGCGCAGGTCGGCGCGCTGGTACCGGCGTCGCGGACGTGCGCGGTGATCGTCACCGGCAGGCGGCACCTGGACGCCCTCGACGACTGCCGCGCGATCCGGCTCGGCCCGCTGGCGGCGACCGACTCGGTGGCGCTGCTCGCCGCGATCGCGGAACAGTCGGGCGAGGTGCCCGGCGCCGAGCTGGCCCGCCTGGCGGCGTCGTGCGGCGGGATCCCGCGGTCCCTGCGGATGGCGGCCGCGCGGCTGCGGCGGTCCGCCCACGAACTCGACGAACCGGCCGACGAACCGGCCGACGCGGCGCCGCCGCCCGGACGGGCCGTCCCCCGGCCGCGGCAGAGCGGGCAGAGCGGGCAGATCCCCGACAGCACCAGGTACGAGTACGGGATCCGGGGCGGCCCGGCCGCCGCCGTCCGGCGGATCGTGGGCATCGTCACCGGCGACATCCGCCGCGTCCGCGACATCGACGTGTGGGTCAACTCCGAGAACACCGACATGAAGATGGCGCGGGTCGAGGAGTACACCATCTCCGCGATCGTCCGCTACGAGGGCGCCCGCCGGGACGCCGCCGGACGGGTCGTCGAGGACGTCATCGCGGACGATCTCGCCCGCCGGGTGCCGGGCGCGGGGCCCGTCGCGCCCGGCACCGCGATCAGGACGGGCCCCGGCGGGCTCGCCGAGTCGCACAACGTGCGCGCGATCGTGCACGTCGCGGCCGTCTACGGCGAGCCCGGCGCGGGCTACCGGCAGGTCCGCGAGGTGGGACGGTGCGTGACCAACGCGCTCATCGAGGCCGAGCGGGTGCCGGACCCCGGCCGGGACGTCACGGTGCTGTTCCCCATGCTCGGGACCGGGCAGGGCGGCGGAAGCATCGAGCGGACCGCGGCCGTCCTGATCGGCGCCGCCGCCGACTACCTGGCGGACGCGCCGGTGTCGCGGATATCGGCGGTGTGGTTCCTCGCGCACACCTACGCCGAACTCGCCGCGTTCCAGGACGTGATCGAGGGCGATCCGCGCTTCGCGGCGGCCTGA
- the grrM gene encoding cyclophane-forming radical SAM/SPASM peptide maturase GrrM/OscB — MTEKSAPGRLSYRTLVVLQPTTFCNIDCSYCYLTERGIGARMSLEVQRAAFDSVLSSELVEDPVVFLWHLGEPLSVPPRFYETAFAIAAETADRYGRTISHGFQTNATLMSDRWIELIRRHQVRVGVSVDGPAFIHDRVRVDRKGRGTHADVMRGIGLLQDAGIGFGAISVLTDFTLDHPEAYYDFFVEAGIGDVGYNIDEVEGANTVSSFGPESSTRRYERFLERLLDRAAHHHGAVKIREVWTNMAALAFGGSDPVNNTNAPFRIINIDHKGGATTFCPELLTSDHTMGNVLDGPIDRMLADPVFERVGAEIAAGVRLCKETCEYWRFCGGGSPSNKFFEHGRFDVAETRTCRVHKKATVDVLLRHLERRAGLGVAE; from the coding sequence ATGACCGAGAAGTCCGCACCGGGGCGCCTCAGCTACCGGACGCTGGTGGTCCTGCAGCCCACGACGTTCTGCAACATCGACTGTTCCTACTGCTATCTCACCGAGCGGGGGATCGGCGCGCGCATGTCCCTCGAGGTGCAGCGGGCGGCCTTCGACAGCGTCCTGTCCAGCGAGCTCGTCGAGGATCCGGTGGTCTTCCTCTGGCACCTCGGCGAGCCGCTGTCGGTCCCGCCGCGCTTCTACGAGACCGCGTTCGCGATCGCGGCGGAGACGGCCGACCGCTACGGCCGCACCATCAGCCACGGCTTCCAGACGAACGCGACCCTGATGAGCGACAGGTGGATCGAGCTCATCCGGCGGCACCAGGTCAGGGTCGGCGTCAGCGTGGACGGCCCCGCGTTCATCCACGACCGGGTGCGGGTCGACCGGAAGGGACGCGGCACGCACGCCGACGTCATGCGCGGCATCGGCCTTCTCCAGGACGCCGGCATCGGGTTCGGCGCCATCTCGGTGCTGACCGACTTCACGCTGGACCACCCGGAGGCGTACTACGACTTCTTCGTCGAGGCCGGGATCGGCGACGTGGGGTACAACATCGACGAGGTCGAAGGGGCCAACACCGTCTCGTCCTTCGGCCCGGAGTCCTCGACGCGGCGCTACGAGCGGTTCCTGGAACGGCTGCTCGACCGGGCCGCCCACCACCACGGCGCGGTGAAGATCCGCGAGGTGTGGACGAACATGGCCGCCCTCGCCTTCGGCGGCTCCGACCCGGTCAACAACACCAACGCCCCGTTCCGCATCATCAACATCGACCACAAGGGCGGCGCGACGACCTTCTGCCCGGAACTGCTGACCTCCGACCACACGATGGGCAACGTGCTGGACGGGCCGATCGACCGGATGCTCGCCGACCCGGTGTTCGAGCGGGTCGGTGCGGAGATCGCGGCGGGCGTCCGGCTCTGCAAGGAGACCTGCGAGTACTGGCGGTTCTGCGGGGGCGGGTCGCCGTCCAACAAGTTCTTCGAGCACGGTCGCTTCGACGTCGCCGAGACACGCACCTGCCGCGTCCACAAGAAGGCGACCGTGGACGTGCTGCTGCGCCACCTGGAACGGCGGGCCGGGCTGGGCGTCGCCGAATGA
- a CDS encoding phosphorylase family protein, with the protein MGRTPAGTERRLRALVLTALRVEYRAMRAHLTDLGEREHRTGTRFEVGRLRGAECEIALVQVGRGNVRAGVIAERIIESFRPDLVLCAGVAGALHDDLRLGDVVVATRVDAYQGGTAAEDFLARPQTWAAPYRLEELARSVDLYGGWQDGPGATGGDEPVADTGVHFRPIAAGDVVLDGRDSALFGQLRLHNNDAAAIDMEDAGIAHAAHLNDVPALVIRGISDRADGHKEEADRAGWQRRAAVAAAAFGAALLAHGHDSAAGSGGADPVPADPGEPPRPGTPQLAYLQEKTSGFVGRESAFAEFRSFLDEHPSGHLIVEGLPGVGKTSLLAAEVMRNGWPAHFNIAAQRINDPAAFLSGLHAQLADRHGVRLPPPGAGDDLDGRYLGRLLEETADRLPRDGRLVVVIDALDEVAHVQPGANALFIPTVLPAGLYMLVSRRSRTAPLQIDGASAVVDLMDRPDESRRDMERFVRNSLTRPELAARITGASERERAVSSLLDRSELNFMYLVYVLRDIEYGRMRPDDLSSLPAGLTRYYERHLEQMLASGGAALSLRTIYALAAIREPIPASLLAGVVRVSELRVVRLLADWAQFLHISSAAGASTYGFYHQGFCDFLLRNDTIRAAGVDMAEISSMVGHRLIASLGLDLDG; encoded by the coding sequence ATGGGACGGACACCGGCCGGGACGGAGCGGCGGCTGCGGGCGCTGGTGCTGACCGCGCTCCGCGTGGAGTATCGGGCGATGCGCGCGCACCTCACCGACCTGGGCGAACGCGAGCACCGGACGGGCACGAGGTTCGAGGTCGGGCGGCTGCGCGGCGCCGAGTGTGAGATAGCGCTCGTCCAGGTGGGCCGGGGGAACGTCCGGGCCGGAGTGATCGCGGAGCGGATCATCGAATCGTTCCGTCCCGACCTGGTGCTGTGCGCCGGGGTCGCCGGGGCGCTGCACGACGACCTGCGCCTCGGTGACGTCGTCGTGGCGACCCGCGTGGACGCCTACCAGGGCGGCACCGCGGCGGAGGACTTCCTCGCCAGGCCGCAGACCTGGGCCGCGCCCTACCGGCTGGAGGAACTGGCCCGATCCGTCGACCTGTACGGCGGCTGGCAGGACGGTCCCGGCGCAACCGGCGGTGACGAGCCGGTGGCCGACACCGGCGTCCACTTCCGCCCGATCGCGGCCGGGGACGTCGTCCTCGACGGCCGCGACTCGGCGCTGTTCGGCCAGTTGCGCCTGCACAACAACGACGCCGCGGCCATCGACATGGAGGACGCCGGGATCGCCCACGCCGCGCACCTCAACGACGTCCCGGCCCTGGTGATCCGCGGCATCAGCGACCGCGCCGACGGGCACAAGGAGGAGGCCGACCGGGCCGGCTGGCAGCGCCGCGCGGCCGTCGCCGCCGCGGCGTTCGGCGCGGCCCTGCTCGCCCACGGCCACGACTCGGCGGCCGGATCCGGCGGAGCGGACCCCGTTCCGGCCGACCCCGGCGAGCCGCCGCGTCCCGGCACGCCGCAGCTGGCGTACCTCCAGGAGAAGACGTCCGGGTTCGTCGGGCGCGAATCCGCGTTCGCCGAGTTCAGGTCCTTCCTGGACGAGCATCCGAGCGGGCACCTGATCGTCGAGGGGCTGCCGGGCGTCGGGAAGACGTCGCTGCTGGCCGCGGAGGTCATGCGCAACGGCTGGCCCGCGCACTTCAACATCGCCGCCCAGCGGATCAACGACCCGGCCGCGTTCCTGTCCGGCCTGCACGCCCAGCTCGCCGACCGCCACGGCGTCCGCCTCCCGCCGCCCGGGGCGGGCGACGACCTCGACGGCCGCTACCTCGGCAGGCTGCTGGAGGAGACCGCCGACCGGCTGCCCCGCGACGGCAGGCTCGTGGTCGTGATCGACGCGCTGGACGAGGTGGCGCACGTCCAGCCGGGCGCCAACGCGCTGTTCATCCCCACGGTCCTCCCGGCCGGGCTGTACATGCTGGTGAGCAGGCGGTCGCGGACGGCGCCGCTCCAGATCGACGGCGCGAGCGCCGTCGTCGACCTGATGGACCGCCCGGACGAGAGCCGCAGGGACATGGAGCGGTTCGTCCGGAACTCGCTGACCAGGCCGGAGCTGGCGGCGCGGATCACCGGGGCGTCCGAACGGGAACGGGCCGTCTCGTCGCTCCTCGACCGCAGCGAGCTCAACTTCATGTACCTCGTGTACGTGCTCCGCGACATCGAGTACGGGCGGATGCGCCCGGACGACCTGTCGAGCCTCCCCGCGGGGCTGACGCGGTATTACGAACGTCACCTGGAGCAGATGCTCGCCAGCGGCGGCGCCGCCCTCAGCCTGCGCACGATCTACGCGCTGGCGGCGATCCGCGAGCCGATCCCGGCGTCGCTGCTGGCCGGGGTGGTGCGGGTGAGCGAGCTCAGGGTCGTCCGGCTGCTCGCGGACTGGGCGCAGTTCCTGCACATCTCGTCCGCCGCCGGCGCGTCCACGTACGGGTTCTACCACCAGGGCTTCTGCGACTTCCTGCTGCGCAACGACACCATCCGCGCGGCGGGCGTCGACATGGCGGAGATCAGTTCGATGGTCGGCCACCGGCTCATCGCGAGCCTGGGTCTCGATCTGGACGGCTGA